One Pseudomonadota bacterium DNA segment encodes these proteins:
- a CDS encoding phosphomannose isomerase type II C-terminal cupin domain — protein sequence MEKDLMSTPPWGKWLVLMDEEDFKIKRIDVLPGKRLSYQKHFKREEHWEIVRGKGRVTIDGKDFVLKSGDCINIKKESLHRIENIGHDALVFIEVQRGEYFGEDDIIRVEDDFGRT from the coding sequence ATGGAAAAAGACCTGATGAGTACACCGCCCTGGGGTAAATGGCTGGTTCTGATGGATGAAGAAGATTTCAAGATAAAAAGAATAGATGTATTGCCCGGTAAACGCCTGAGTTATCAGAAACACTTCAAGCGCGAAGAGCACTGGGAAATCGTGAGAGGAAAGGGCAGGGTGACGATAGACGGGAAGGATTTTGTATTGAAGTCAGGTGATTGTATAAATATTAAGAAAGAGTCCCTTCACAGGATTGAAAATATCGGGCATGATGCCCTTGTTTTCATTGAGGTTCAGAGGGGTGAATATTTCGGAGAAGATGATATAATAAGGGTGGAGGATGATTTCGGAAGAACCTAA
- a CDS encoding S-layer homology domain-containing protein: protein MKKLMILIMLTVVLMVFTTGCATQKVSRCTVPGDTPQQHYVAGMEVLQQGDMAVAQTKFERALYCDEDFPPAYGGLAIVYAYKTSLQRDPDFESVERNRTLEYVEKFGKTINSSEDRFAFYLAVIRVNTFMDGKNWLPKTEDAYKRAQKVTVNEKALLYYGGVESLDYFMGLAYMRAQDFQKARNMFSLVLNAKKDSKWNGYTDIAWKKNDKIARAVSGISLGEIGKRIAVQNSITRGDLAVLLIGELDMRKLYTGQVFQQELVPVDIKDYPFKEEALTVLKYKIRGLELKYDNASRAYLFNPGDIVKRGEMAFILEDILMKTTGDNTLATKYFGQEKSPFTDVRPTSPFYNAVMNMTTRGIMESDMSGIFRVDAPVDGAEAILAIRILKQKININ from the coding sequence ATGAAAAAACTAATGATATTAATTATGTTAACAGTAGTTTTAATGGTCTTTACCACCGGCTGTGCAACACAGAAGGTTTCACGATGCACTGTTCCTGGCGATACACCTCAGCAGCACTACGTTGCCGGCATGGAAGTCCTGCAGCAGGGCGATATGGCAGTTGCTCAGACAAAGTTTGAGCGGGCGCTTTACTGCGATGAAGATTTTCCCCCTGCCTACGGGGGGCTTGCGATTGTGTACGCCTATAAGACATCCCTTCAGAGAGATCCTGATTTCGAGAGCGTGGAGAGAAACAGAACCCTTGAATACGTGGAGAAGTTCGGTAAAACCATAAACTCATCCGAGGACAGGTTTGCATTCTATCTCGCGGTTATTCGCGTAAACACCTTCATGGATGGCAAAAACTGGCTTCCCAAAACAGAAGATGCGTATAAACGTGCCCAAAAGGTTACGGTGAATGAAAAGGCTCTTCTCTATTACGGGGGAGTTGAATCACTCGATTATTTCATGGGACTTGCATATATGAGAGCTCAGGATTTTCAAAAGGCAAGAAACATGTTTTCTCTTGTCCTTAATGCAAAGAAAGACAGCAAATGGAATGGTTATACAGACATAGCCTGGAAGAAGAACGACAAGATTGCCAGGGCAGTGTCAGGTATTTCTCTCGGTGAAATAGGCAAGAGGATTGCTGTGCAAAATTCCATAACCCGCGGCGATCTTGCTGTGCTCCTTATAGGTGAGCTCGATATGAGGAAATTATATACTGGACAGGTTTTCCAGCAAGAACTTGTCCCTGTAGATATAAAGGATTATCCGTTCAAAGAGGAGGCGCTTACCGTCTTAAAATATAAAATAAGGGGGCTTGAGCTGAAATACGACAATGCCTCCAGGGCATACCTCTTTAATCCGGGCGATATAGTAAAACGGGGAGAAATGGCATTTATCCTTGAAGACATTCTCATGAAAACCACCGGAGACAATACATTGGCTACGAAATATTTCGGTCAGGAGAAATCCCCTTTCACAGATGTGAGGCCTACATCACCTTTTTACAATGCGGTTATGAACATGACCACAAGAGGGATCATGGAGTCAGATATGTCAGGCATATTCAGAGTTGATGCTCCTGTTGACGGTGCAGAGGCAATACTTGCCATCAGGATTTTGAAACAGAAGATAAATATTAACTGA
- the selB gene encoding selenocysteine-specific translation elongation factor gives MKKIVIGTAGHIDHGKTSLIKALTGIDCDRLKEEKERGITIELGFAHYKFGDGLLLGIVDVPGHEKFVRHMVAGAWGIDMVLLVVAADEGVMPQTKEHIDICELLGLSKGIVAITKKDLVDEEMLELVKEDVKDFLKGRPLDGTPVITVSSSTGENIGLLKDTIINVANKIHEKSREGIFRLPIDRVFTLKGLGTIVTGTCISGHINVGDEIEIYPLNTYAKVRNIQTYHEDTIEAMAGERVALNLQGIEKNDIERGTIIGRPDTLLLSNRIDATFKYLKLPYKPIKTDTVLRFHIATAQEEARLVILKKDIIEPGEELFAQFVFPKPVVVLPGDRFIIRGSYAIQTIGGGKVLDIMPPKHKRKAEYLDSNHAILTEGTFNDKTEYHVLKGGYAGIQKKTLSILLGKNEAGIDNILDNLKQKGKIKSVGKILIHMDKFNMYKNMLKTYMEDFHTKNPLKVGLSKEELRTKLPKVEPAIFQTALDQYINQGLIEADKDKVRLKGASQTQINNQDISVLEEKLLKKLYKYGLTPPGLKELSLELDQPEKHIKDIIERLTYEGKIVRIKGDMYFHRNIIENIKQKVTGYLRENKEMAPTDFRVLFDISRKYMIPVLEYLDEIKLTIRSGDKRILRS, from the coding sequence ATGAAGAAGATTGTTATTGGTACAGCAGGACATATCGACCACGGCAAAACCTCTCTCATAAAGGCTTTGACCGGCATTGACTGCGACAGGCTAAAAGAAGAAAAAGAGCGGGGAATCACCATAGAGCTCGGCTTCGCCCATTACAAATTCGGTGATGGCCTGCTTTTGGGGATTGTTGACGTACCCGGACACGAAAAATTTGTCCGCCATATGGTCGCCGGTGCATGGGGTATTGATATGGTCCTCCTCGTTGTAGCTGCCGATGAAGGTGTGATGCCCCAGACAAAAGAACATATCGACATATGCGAGCTGTTAGGTTTGAGCAAGGGTATTGTTGCAATCACAAAAAAAGACCTCGTTGACGAAGAAATGCTGGAGTTGGTTAAGGAAGATGTTAAAGATTTCCTCAAAGGCAGGCCCCTCGATGGTACACCCGTAATCACAGTGTCATCTTCAACGGGTGAAAATATTGGCCTGTTGAAAGATACAATCATAAACGTTGCAAACAAAATACATGAAAAATCAAGAGAGGGGATATTCCGGCTCCCCATCGACAGGGTTTTTACCCTGAAAGGGCTTGGCACCATAGTAACCGGAACATGCATATCAGGTCATATCAATGTTGGCGACGAAATAGAGATTTATCCCCTCAATACATATGCGAAAGTGAGGAATATTCAGACCTACCACGAAGATACAATAGAGGCAATGGCCGGAGAGCGTGTCGCCTTGAACCTTCAGGGCATTGAAAAAAATGATATCGAAAGAGGTACCATCATCGGGCGACCCGACACATTGCTGTTGTCCAACAGGATAGACGCTACGTTTAAATATTTAAAGCTGCCTTACAAGCCTATTAAAACCGACACAGTTCTGAGATTCCATATCGCCACAGCACAGGAAGAAGCGCGGCTCGTTATACTGAAAAAAGACATCATCGAACCAGGTGAAGAACTTTTTGCCCAATTTGTTTTTCCAAAACCAGTCGTTGTGCTTCCCGGTGACAGGTTTATTATCAGGGGGTCTTATGCAATCCAGACTATCGGCGGCGGGAAGGTCCTCGATATAATGCCGCCCAAACACAAAAGAAAAGCTGAATATCTTGACTCAAACCATGCAATTCTGACCGAGGGTACCTTCAACGATAAAACCGAATATCATGTATTAAAAGGTGGCTATGCCGGTATACAGAAGAAAACATTGTCCATCCTTTTAGGCAAGAACGAAGCGGGAATTGACAATATACTGGACAACCTGAAACAGAAAGGGAAAATCAAATCTGTTGGAAAAATATTAATACACATGGATAAGTTCAATATGTACAAGAATATGCTTAAAACATATATGGAGGATTTTCATACGAAAAACCCCTTGAAAGTTGGCCTGTCAAAAGAAGAATTAAGAACGAAACTGCCGAAAGTAGAACCAGCGATATTTCAGACAGCACTTGACCAATACATCAACCAAGGGCTCATAGAGGCCGATAAGGATAAGGTAAGACTAAAAGGAGCTTCGCAAACGCAAATAAATAATCAGGATATTTCTGTACTTGAAGAAAAATTATTGAAAAAACTATACAAATATGGCCTCACTCCACCGGGTTTGAAAGAACTTTCATTAGAACTGGATCAGCCTGAAAAACACATCAAAGACATTATTGAAAGACTTACATACGAAGGAAAAATTGTAAGAATCAAGGGCGATATGTATTTTCACAGAAACATTATAGAAAACATCAAACAAAAGGTAACCGGTTATTTAAGAGAAAACAAAGAGATGGCACCCACAGATTTCAGAGTACTCTTTGATATTTCCAGAAAATATATGATACCGGTGCTTGAGTACCTCGATGAAATAAAACTGACAATAAGGTCCGGTGATAAGAGGATTCTGAGAAGCTAA
- a CDS encoding tetratricopeptide repeat protein → MWLYILKRFNKTSFSILIICVLLFSVISGTSFANVVTIQKDYAYEAGDADSKISCRTIAIEQVKKILLEELGTYLETETEIANFQLTKDNIVVLTAGIVSVNVLKEEWDGFTYRLKAEVTADTDQVARSIDALRQDRQKIKELEETRKRADELLSEVDRLKKELELAKTEARQDEQKEYVEAVKQLGAIDSFDRGYSFSLSGNYDDAINAFSRATVMYPQFIAAYNNRGIVYAEKGYYQQALNDYDKVITINPKYAPAYHNRGIVYFNLGNYKQAVKDYDRAIKIDPKYAEAYSQRGMTYSYVGKYNKALKDFNKIIELNPSHVNAYRNRGDIYTKYGDRERATKDYNKAVELTSRPSGTGHTHKIQNQPQSVPVNPAGNAGQRGQYPGTAIQRGPYQSTSQTKRPHTQRTFRTVEIGRDSKPQHMRASPPARAPSSPRIVSAPRPGPSGSARTGSSAPARTKSGKTGGRK, encoded by the coding sequence ATGTGGCTCTATATTCTTAAACGATTTAACAAGACGTCTTTTTCAATTTTAATAATCTGTGTCCTTTTATTCTCTGTAATTTCAGGCACATCCTTTGCAAATGTGGTTACCATACAGAAGGATTATGCCTACGAGGCGGGAGATGCTGATAGTAAGATCTCGTGCAGAACCATTGCCATCGAACAGGTCAAAAAGATACTTTTAGAAGAATTAGGCACATATCTGGAGACAGAAACGGAAATCGCTAATTTCCAGTTAACAAAAGACAATATCGTTGTATTAACAGCCGGAATAGTAAGCGTTAATGTACTGAAAGAAGAGTGGGACGGCTTTACATACCGCTTGAAGGCGGAAGTTACGGCAGATACGGATCAGGTTGCCAGGTCGATTGATGCACTTCGACAGGACCGTCAAAAGATAAAAGAATTGGAAGAGACGAGAAAAAGGGCTGATGAGTTGCTGTCTGAAGTGGACAGGTTAAAGAAAGAACTGGAGTTAGCAAAAACAGAAGCCAGACAGGATGAGCAAAAGGAATATGTAGAAGCGGTCAAACAATTGGGCGCAATTGACTCGTTTGACAGAGGATACTCATTCTCATTGTCGGGAAACTACGACGATGCAATTAATGCCTTCAGCCGAGCAACCGTAATGTATCCTCAATTTATTGCTGCATATAATAACCGTGGAATTGTCTATGCAGAGAAAGGGTATTATCAACAGGCGCTTAACGATTACGACAAAGTTATTACGATAAACCCCAAATATGCGCCTGCGTACCACAACCGTGGAATCGTATATTTTAATCTTGGCAATTACAAGCAGGCAGTGAAAGATTATGACAGGGCCATTAAAATAGACCCCAAATATGCAGAGGCCTATTCTCAGCGGGGTATGACATATAGCTACGTTGGTAAATACAATAAGGCACTAAAGGACTTTAATAAAATAATCGAACTTAATCCTTCTCATGTTAACGCCTATCGAAATCGCGGTGATATTTATACCAAATATGGCGATAGGGAAAGGGCGACTAAAGATTACAATAAAGCCGTTGAACTGACATCGAGGCCCTCAGGAACTGGCCATACTCATAAAATCCAGAATCAGCCACAATCGGTTCCGGTAAATCCTGCCGGCAATGCCGGTCAGCGCGGCCAATATCCAGGCACCGCAATTCAGCGCGGCCCATATCAAAGCACATCTCAAACTAAACGCCCACATACACAGAGAACATTCAGAACCGTTGAGATAGGCAGAGACAGCAAACCCCAGCACATGAGGGCGTCCCCGCCTGCTCGTGCGCCATCATCTCCGAGGATTGTATCGGCTCCAAGGCCCGGTCCATCGGGGTCGGCAAGGACCGGTTCTTCCGCGCCTGCAAGAACTAAATCAGGCAAAACAGGCGGTAGGAAATAA
- a CDS encoding PIN domain-containing protein: MTGLDTGFFVELLRGNSEAITVWKAIVDGMEDASVSCLTVFELKRLALKGALKADEVETTVQAIFAVGEVAWIDSTDVCELASRLSHGLGIPAIDALILAGLLDSGAREIYTTDSHFEAYKKDGLAIKRL, from the coding sequence ATGACAGGACTTGATACGGGATTTTTTGTGGAGTTGCTCAGGGGCAATTCTGAGGCTATAACGGTCTGGAAGGCAATTGTCGACGGTATGGAGGATGCGTCTGTTTCCTGCCTTACAGTCTTTGAACTCAAAAGACTGGCGCTTAAAGGCGCACTAAAAGCTGATGAAGTTGAAACAACTGTACAGGCGATCTTTGCAGTGGGGGAAGTGGCATGGATAGACTCCACGGATGTCTGCGAGTTGGCAAGCAGGTTATCACACGGCTTGGGCATACCAGCGATAGATGCGTTGATTCTTGCAGGACTACTTGATTCAGGGGCACGGGAGATATACACTACAGACAGCCATTTTGAAGCGTATAAAAAGGATGGACTCGCCATAAAACGTTTATAA
- a CDS encoding sigma-70 family RNA polymerase sigma factor yields MVGDVISTIERCLAGDGDAWKGFVKDFAPLGKNILLRSFDFKPVEQDDILQNVFVKLVNGGFKHFRGTSEYEFLKYFKTIVINEARSHITSENKTKGTIQLNGEMNLDGRTDGQDGLLLMDTIQDPDKNSRPDYAIEDRDLLEKAAGIMKTYPLLDQEIFLMKVKGYKDEDIKTILKIPTGTVASKYSRIRARIAEELGEE; encoded by the coding sequence ATGGTGGGGGATGTTATTTCAACCATTGAAAGATGTCTTGCAGGAGATGGGGATGCGTGGAAGGGTTTCGTAAAGGATTTTGCCCCTCTGGGAAAGAATATCCTTTTGCGCTCTTTTGATTTCAAACCGGTTGAGCAGGATGATATTCTTCAAAATGTGTTCGTCAAGCTTGTAAACGGAGGGTTTAAACATTTCCGGGGGACCTCCGAATATGAATTCCTCAAATATTTCAAGACAATCGTCATAAATGAAGCGAGAAGCCATATAACTTCTGAAAATAAAACAAAGGGAACAATACAATTAAATGGTGAAATGAACTTGGATGGCCGAACAGATGGCCAGGACGGGCTGTTACTTATGGATACCATACAAGACCCGGATAAGAATTCGAGACCGGATTATGCCATAGAGGATAGGGACTTGCTTGAAAAGGCGGCAGGGATCATGAAGACCTATCCCTTGCTCGACCAGGAAATCTTTTTGATGAAGGTCAAAGGATACAAAGATGAGGATATTAAAACAATATTGAAGATTCCTACCGGAACCGTTGCCTCCAAATATTCACGGATCAGGGCAAGGATAGCAGAGGAGCTTGGTGAAGAATAA
- a CDS encoding DUF1566 domain-containing protein: MKEMRHHIKSAVQMIFVILIIAVVMGCGEKQTGIEGKVIDGKGQPMSGIKVTAKQFRPVKGYEQFETTTDSEGIFRFKGLFPTSEYSIVAWSDEWKTSEKAMVKTGLVGKTSILSLPIMVRFTLSNDGIITDSKLGLQWAPAPDQPMDWFQAKKYAQKLSLGGGGWRLPTRSELKSIYSISMKGGADPVFQINENWVWTSEAQGDSAWFCSFVYGREGTIFRNYLGSYGRVLAVRSPK, encoded by the coding sequence ATGAAAGAGATGAGGCATCATATTAAATCAGCGGTTCAGATGATCTTTGTCATTCTGATTATTGCAGTAGTTATGGGATGCGGAGAAAAGCAGACAGGTATCGAAGGAAAGGTAATTGACGGTAAGGGGCAGCCTATGTCCGGGATAAAGGTCACTGCTAAACAGTTTCGGCCTGTCAAGGGATATGAACAATTCGAGACTACAACCGACTCAGAAGGGATCTTCCGGTTCAAGGGTCTTTTCCCCACATCCGAGTATTCAATTGTTGCGTGGTCAGACGAATGGAAAACATCGGAGAAGGCGATGGTAAAAACTGGATTGGTAGGAAAGACAAGTATACTATCCTTGCCAATAATGGTTCGTTTTACTCTTTCAAACGATGGCATTATAACAGACTCTAAACTCGGGCTCCAGTGGGCGCCTGCGCCGGATCAGCCTATGGATTGGTTTCAGGCCAAAAAATACGCGCAGAAACTCTCTCTTGGCGGTGGAGGATGGAGACTGCCCACCAGATCGGAACTGAAAAGTATATATAGTATATCGATGAAAGGCGGCGCAGACCCTGTTTTTCAAATTAACGAAAATTGGGTATGGACCTCGGAAGCTCAGGGTGATTCGGCATGGTTCTGTAGTTTCGTTTACGGTCGCGAGGGCACGATCTTCCGCAACTACTTAGGCAGCTATGGTCGCGTGCTGGCGGTACGTTCCCCGAAGTGA
- a CDS encoding MBL fold metallo-hydrolase, whose translation MKKSVYLFFIIFVFCFAGIVNADVNSAKSLLKDIHWLGHDTFKITGEKVIYTDPFKIKDKDVADKADIILITHEHRDHCSPEDVKKIQGPNTVIVATPSCAAKLSGNVKTAKPGDVFNIGNIHIEAAPAYNIDKKYHPKDNNDVGYIFTLKGQRLYLAGDTDYIPEMKTFKNIGIAFLPVSGTYVMTAEEAAKAALDIKPDIAIPMHYGTIIGTRMNAEKFAEDLKGKIEVVILKEE comes from the coding sequence ATGAAAAAATCGGTTTACTTATTTTTTATCATTTTTGTCTTTTGCTTTGCAGGGATTGTGAATGCTGATGTAAATAGCGCAAAATCACTCCTTAAGGATATTCACTGGCTGGGGCACGATACATTCAAAATAACAGGCGAAAAGGTAATTTATACAGACCCCTTTAAGATAAAGGATAAGGATGTAGCTGATAAAGCAGACATTATCCTGATAACCCATGAACACCGTGATCATTGCTCACCGGAAGACGTGAAAAAAATACAGGGGCCCAATACTGTAATAGTTGCAACGCCATCCTGCGCTGCCAAATTGTCGGGAAATGTTAAGACAGCAAAGCCAGGGGATGTATTCAATATCGGTAACATCCACATTGAAGCGGCGCCGGCATACAATATTGACAAAAAATACCATCCGAAAGATAACAACGATGTTGGATATATTTTTACCCTGAAAGGGCAGAGGCTCTATCTTGCAGGGGATACAGATTATATACCCGAGATGAAGACATTCAAGAATATAGGCATCGCTTTTCTCCCTGTTTCAGGCACCTACGTCATGACAGCGGAAGAGGCTGCAAAGGCAGCGCTTGATATAAAACCGGACATTGCCATACCGATGCATTATGGTACAATAATCGGCACCAGGATGAATGCAGAAAAGTTTGCAGAAGATTTAAAAGGGAAAATTGAGGTTGTGATTTTGAAGGAAGAATAA
- a CDS encoding tetratricopeptide repeat protein, with protein sequence MLNMRMIISISILLCLIIFQTLCVAADGCEDAIQLYDEKMLLRDMNYKATRATETQKPLVQNNDKQGEPAAMEVPRSIRYDTSLLEVGAKLFRSGKLHEAAAAFETVLEQFRAEGFADGEAAALGNLYLTYLALGDEQKALEYLEEYRKKRRRK encoded by the coding sequence ATGCTTAATATGAGAATGATCATATCAATATCCATCCTGCTTTGTCTGATAATTTTCCAGACTCTTTGCGTTGCGGCAGACGGGTGCGAAGATGCAATACAACTCTACGACGAGAAGATGCTCTTAAGGGATATGAACTATAAAGCAACAAGAGCTACCGAGACCCAAAAACCTCTCGTGCAGAATAACGATAAACAGGGGGAGCCGGCAGCGATGGAAGTTCCCCGTTCAATAAGATATGACACTTCTTTACTCGAAGTAGGAGCAAAGCTTTTCCGGTCAGGCAAATTGCACGAGGCTGCGGCTGCCTTTGAAACCGTACTGGAGCAGTTTAGAGCGGAAGGTTTTGCTGATGGTGAGGCTGCGGCACTCGGCAACCTCTATCTCACATATCTCGCCCTCGGCGATGAGCAAAAGGCATTGGAATACCTCGAAGAATACCGGAAGAAGAGGAGAAGAAAATAG
- a CDS encoding tetratricopeptide repeat protein produces the protein MDTSFESKLKEALKNAEALKTPTCPDTATIGLYIEDKLPKAEAIRIEAHISSCLYCLDQVSELKELLYYQKKWTTIPCHLLTKLENIYLERKKSEKKSSRGFINLFVGLIASFIAFPFRQWRYVTVSIVSICAVLLFSSVNDINLMGMIRFLTPKSEMAGLPELNLNAFVNVKALDNNGIMIKDTQGVIIDSQGTVAANLSPLAGATSVQVTLRDGKSYQIKSIWKDDGKNIALMKIGGESLPSFKVADLKQVNIGERVFIITDLSKLKEGTGEAVISDFKPYAGSRSGGEVQYIQLVSFTSQYTRGALVDKEGRLIGLTITDEKNINLAAPLKEAFRLIKDGQPIAINELKNVNFSAGALNLYLKGILARNAQGQDEAIGLFKKAIELNPNLESAHIELGFLYYKKRLFDLERKEYEEALKINPNNTDTLFYLATNLETMGQYDEATKVFEKIVTLDPEDADAYYELGLAYLAQGQRAKAIDARDKLQKLDPGLAGKLRRIVKSEK, from the coding sequence ATGGATACGTCTTTTGAATCAAAGTTAAAAGAAGCCCTCAAAAACGCTGAAGCATTAAAGACCCCGACTTGCCCTGATACTGCAACTATAGGTCTTTATATCGAAGACAAGTTGCCAAAGGCGGAGGCAATCAGGATAGAGGCGCACATCAGTTCGTGTCTTTACTGCCTGGATCAGGTTTCAGAATTAAAAGAACTGCTTTACTATCAAAAAAAATGGACTACTATCCCTTGTCACCTTCTTACGAAGTTAGAAAACATTTATCTTGAAAGGAAAAAATCTGAGAAGAAATCCTCACGTGGTTTTATAAATCTTTTTGTTGGCTTGATAGCCTCATTCATTGCATTTCCTTTTCGACAGTGGCGGTATGTAACAGTGAGTATCGTGAGTATTTGCGCTGTTCTTTTATTCAGCAGCGTAAACGATATAAATCTTATGGGGATGATAAGATTCCTTACCCCAAAGAGCGAAATGGCTGGTCTTCCCGAGCTCAATCTCAATGCCTTTGTAAATGTTAAGGCTCTGGACAACAACGGGATTATGATAAAGGATACCCAGGGAGTAATTATTGATTCACAAGGAACAGTGGCTGCCAATCTTTCTCCGTTAGCCGGAGCAACCTCCGTTCAGGTTACACTGAGAGATGGAAAAAGCTACCAGATAAAGAGCATATGGAAAGACGACGGAAAAAATATCGCACTGATGAAGATTGGGGGCGAGTCGCTGCCATCTTTTAAGGTTGCCGATTTAAAACAGGTCAATATAGGGGAGAGGGTTTTTATCATTACCGACCTTTCTAAACTAAAAGAGGGTACAGGTGAGGCGGTTATCAGTGATTTCAAGCCTTATGCAGGAAGCCGTTCGGGGGGCGAAGTTCAATACATCCAGCTTGTTTCTTTCACCTCTCAATATACACGAGGCGCCCTGGTTGACAAGGAAGGAAGACTGATAGGATTAACTATAACTGATGAAAAGAATATCAATCTGGCGGCCCCTTTAAAAGAGGCATTCAGGCTCATAAAGGATGGGCAGCCTATCGCGATAAATGAGTTAAAAAATGTTAACTTTTCGGCTGGCGCCTTGAACCTGTATCTTAAGGGCATTCTTGCGCGGAATGCTCAAGGGCAGGATGAGGCAATAGGGCTTTTCAAAAAGGCGATAGAGCTTAACCCTAATTTAGAAAGCGCCCATATTGAACTTGGTTTCCTGTATTATAAAAAGCGACTTTTCGACCTGGAGAGGAAAGAATATGAAGAGGCGCTGAAGATTAACCCGAACAATACTGATACCCTGTTTTACCTTGCCACAAATTTGGAAACGATGGGACAATATGATGAGGCGACAAAGGTTTTTGAGAAGATTGTAACGCTTGATCCGGAAGATGCAGATGCGTACTACGAACTGGGGTTGGCCTACCTTGCACAGGGACAGAGGGCAAAGGCAATTGATGCTAGGGATAAGTTACAGAAGCTTGATCCCGGTCTTGCCGGGAAACTGAGGAGAATAGTAAAAAGTGAAAAGTGA